In the genome of Dermacentor silvarum isolate Dsil-2018 chromosome 1, BIME_Dsil_1.4, whole genome shotgun sequence, one region contains:
- the LOC125942713 gene encoding uncharacterized protein LOC125942713 — protein MGRNVSPGSINLNELAHDQARGLVNRASLRGPDSQGIDRTTDPLLAFHDITAHYQLGRRYFPAPHPKIGRPQASVLRMLQTGSFPSRSRLSHYAPGVDPRCPDCGEERQEDWEEAVKSDDLQVQLRAVQRACERAEDHGLPSPVQVWPATTTK, from the exons atgggtcggaacgtctctcccggctcgatcaacctcaatgagctggcccacgaccaggcgcgaggtctcgtcaaccgcgccagTCTGAGGGGCCCGgattcgcaggggatcgaccggaccacggacccgctgcttgctttccacgacatcacggctcactaccagctgggacgcaggtatttcccggctcctcacccgaagattggcagaccccaggcctcggtgttgagaatgcttcagacgggctcatttccgtctcgatccaggctgagccactacgctccgggtgtggatccccgctgccccgactgcggcgaggaaag gcaagaagactgggaagaagccgtcaagagcgacgaccttcaagtccagcttcgggctgtccaaagggcctgcgaaagggctgaagatcacggtcttccgtcCCCGGTGCAGGTgtggcccgcgactacgacaaagtag